From a region of the Paraburkholderia caribensis genome:
- a CDS encoding alpha/beta fold hydrolase, with product MTHGNAQPAESSFFPGFARLDVDTDDVSFSGVTGGSGPPVVLLHGYPQTHIAWRKIAPRLAQSHTVIVPDLPGYGDSRTRNDQPRWTKRRVAQALVGLMDRLGHERFAVAGHDRGARVGYRLALDHAARVAAYASLTVIPTLDAFADVDRTFALNAWHWFFLAQPFDLPERMLDADPDAFIDAALSKMAGGLDAIDPLALDAYRAAFRKPEVRHAICEDYRAATAEDLQYDTADFAAGKKLACPVLVLWSEREQRARKTLPIDVWSKWAARVTGQALPGGHLLPEDAPDEVLSALVPFLAEAW from the coding sequence ATGACGCATGGCAATGCTCAGCCTGCCGAAAGCAGTTTTTTCCCCGGCTTCGCAAGACTCGACGTTGATACGGATGACGTGTCGTTCAGTGGCGTGACAGGCGGCTCCGGCCCGCCCGTCGTGCTGTTGCATGGCTATCCGCAAACCCACATCGCGTGGCGAAAAATTGCGCCGAGGCTCGCGCAATCCCACACGGTCATCGTGCCCGACTTGCCGGGATACGGCGACAGCCGCACGCGAAATGACCAGCCGCGATGGACCAAACGGCGCGTTGCACAAGCGCTCGTTGGCTTGATGGATCGTCTGGGGCATGAACGGTTCGCCGTGGCCGGGCATGACCGTGGCGCGCGCGTCGGATACCGGCTGGCGCTGGATCACGCCGCGCGCGTAGCCGCCTACGCTTCGCTGACGGTCATCCCCACGCTGGACGCGTTTGCGGATGTGGATAGAACCTTCGCGCTGAATGCGTGGCACTGGTTCTTTCTCGCGCAACCTTTCGATCTTCCGGAGCGCATGCTCGACGCGGACCCCGACGCGTTCATCGATGCGGCACTGTCGAAGATGGCAGGCGGACTCGACGCGATCGACCCGCTAGCACTCGATGCCTATCGCGCCGCGTTTCGCAAGCCCGAAGTGCGTCATGCCATCTGCGAGGACTATCGTGCCGCGACGGCAGAGGACCTTCAGTACGACACCGCCGATTTCGCGGCAGGGAAGAAGCTCGCATGCCCAGTACTGGTGCTGTGGAGCGAGCGGGAGCAGAGAGCACGAAAGACGCTGCCCATCGACGTGTGGTCGAAATGGGCCGCGCGCGTGACGGGACAGGCGCTGCCAGGCGGTCATCTGCTGCCCGAGGACGCGCCGGACGAGGTGCTGTCAGCGCTAGTGCCGTTTCTTGCCGAAGCATGGTAG
- a CDS encoding ABC transporter ATP-binding protein encodes MSPHSVPLLQVRGLARRFGPRTVFEQVSFELARGEIVSLVGPSGCGKSTLLRAIAGLDRHSEGTVLLDQHSQRGPSDRIGMIFQEPRLLPWLSVADNVAFAAGPRQGHDPRVDTLLAEVGLSGVRDALPKQLSGGMAQRVALARGLFGEPDLLLLDEPFSAVDAITRSRLQRVLLALAHSHETTILLVTHDLDEALLLSDRVLLLSPPGNDGPSHIAREIHVAAPRPRNLRDPAMDALRDTLLDGIASTPI; translated from the coding sequence ATGAGCCCGCATTCCGTCCCCTTGCTGCAAGTGCGCGGCCTCGCGCGGCGCTTCGGGCCGCGCACGGTATTCGAACAGGTGTCGTTCGAACTGGCACGCGGCGAGATCGTCAGTCTGGTCGGCCCGAGCGGATGTGGAAAAAGCACGCTGCTGCGGGCCATTGCAGGCCTCGACAGACACTCGGAAGGTACTGTGCTGCTGGACCAGCATTCGCAGCGCGGCCCATCCGACAGGATCGGCATGATCTTTCAGGAGCCACGGCTGCTGCCCTGGCTCAGTGTGGCCGACAATGTCGCGTTCGCCGCCGGCCCTCGGCAGGGACACGATCCGCGCGTCGATACCTTACTGGCGGAAGTGGGTCTGTCGGGTGTGCGCGACGCGTTGCCGAAACAGCTGTCGGGCGGCATGGCCCAGCGTGTCGCCCTCGCGCGCGGACTTTTCGGGGAACCAGACCTGCTGTTGCTCGACGAACCGTTCAGCGCCGTCGACGCCATCACGCGCTCGCGGCTTCAGCGTGTCCTGCTTGCGCTCGCGCACTCGCACGAAACGACCATCCTGCTCGTCACGCACGATCTGGACGAAGCGCTTCTTCTGTCCGATCGTGTTCTATTGCTGTCGCCGCCGGGCAATGACGGGCCAAGCCACATCGCGCGCGAGATTCACGTCGCCGCGCCACGGCCCCGAAATCTCCGCGATCCCGCGATGGACGCACTGCGAGATACGCTGCTGGACGGTATCGCGTCAACGCCGATCTGA
- a CDS encoding ABC transporter permease yields the protein MAATEPTLALDTRDSHARAASERTLRKQPRDAMRLWRYAGYLLPVVFLALIEALVRASVLPMHLVPAPSTIAQTLWDLGGARVARHIGASVARVYAGFALGSALALLIGAAMGLSRRVDALLDPAFQALRAIPSLAWVPILLLWMGIDEAPKITLIAIGAFFPVQLSVVAGIHGVDRKLIEFGELNRLTPRAMFTRILLPASMPQIFTGLRTGLSLAWMFMVAAELIAATRGLGYLLSDGRETGRPDLVFGAILLLALLGKLSDGAFKLIETRVLSWRDARHVSGDAP from the coding sequence ATGGCCGCCACTGAACCGACACTCGCGCTCGACACGCGCGATTCACACGCGCGGGCCGCAAGCGAACGTACATTGCGCAAACAGCCCCGCGACGCCATGCGCTTATGGCGCTACGCAGGGTATTTGTTGCCCGTGGTCTTTCTCGCGTTGATCGAAGCGCTGGTGCGCGCGTCCGTGCTGCCGATGCATCTCGTCCCGGCTCCCAGCACGATCGCGCAAACGCTGTGGGATCTCGGCGGCGCACGCGTGGCACGACACATCGGCGCAAGCGTCGCGCGGGTGTATGCGGGCTTCGCACTCGGCTCGGCGCTCGCGTTGCTGATCGGCGCGGCGATGGGACTGAGCCGCCGCGTCGATGCGTTGCTCGACCCTGCGTTTCAGGCACTGCGCGCGATTCCTTCGCTCGCATGGGTGCCGATCCTGCTGCTGTGGATGGGCATCGACGAAGCGCCCAAGATCACGCTCATCGCGATTGGCGCGTTCTTTCCCGTGCAACTCAGCGTGGTCGCCGGCATTCACGGTGTCGACCGCAAGCTGATCGAATTCGGCGAACTCAACCGGCTGACGCCGCGTGCAATGTTCACGCGCATTCTGCTGCCCGCGTCGATGCCGCAGATCTTCACGGGACTGCGCACGGGACTGAGCCTTGCGTGGATGTTCATGGTCGCCGCCGAACTGATCGCCGCAACGCGCGGCCTCGGCTATCTGCTCAGCGACGGCCGCGAGACGGGCAGACCCGATCTCGTTTTCGGCGCCATCCTGCTGCTGGCGTTGCTCGGCAAACTGAGCGACGGCGCGTTCAAGCTGATCGAAACGCGCGTGTTGTCCTGGCGCGATGCGCGCCACGTCTCGGGAGACGCGCCATGA
- a CDS encoding SfnB family sulfur acquisition oxidoreductase, translating into MSLDISEETRDTTRTGRVMPDRIADDAHALRIAKQLAEAFAPDAALRDRERRLPWAELDAFVASGLWGITVPRDFGGAGVSSGTLAEVTATISAADGSLGQIPQNHYYALEVLRVGGSSEQQRFFYDRVLAGERFGNALAETGHKDFKRRTRLARTAAGWHIDGRKFYCTGALYAHWIPTLVITEEKGRDITWLAFVPRDADGVEVIDDWDGFGQRVTGSGSVQFNHVRVEPEWVVPFQASFERPTTIGPLAQIIHAAIDLGQARGAFQAALQFVREHSRPWIDAKIARAADDPLTIAQFGDLAVRLRAAQALLRRAARFVDAAQAGPTERSVAQASVAVAEARALTTTVSLDAGSRLFELAGTSATLDGLGLDRFWRNARTHTLHDPVRWKYHAVGNYYLNDTLPPRHGAL; encoded by the coding sequence ATGAGCCTCGATATTTCTGAAGAGACGCGCGATACCACGCGCACGGGTCGGGTGATGCCCGACCGCATTGCCGACGACGCGCACGCGCTGCGTATCGCAAAGCAACTCGCTGAGGCGTTCGCCCCCGATGCAGCGTTACGCGATCGCGAGCGGCGGTTGCCGTGGGCCGAGCTTGACGCGTTCGTGGCGAGCGGGCTGTGGGGCATCACCGTGCCGCGCGACTTCGGCGGCGCGGGCGTGAGCAGCGGGACGCTCGCGGAAGTGACCGCGACGATTTCCGCGGCAGACGGCTCGCTCGGCCAGATTCCGCAAAATCATTACTACGCGCTCGAAGTGCTGCGCGTCGGCGGCAGCAGCGAACAGCAGCGCTTTTTCTACGATCGCGTACTGGCTGGCGAGCGCTTCGGCAACGCGCTCGCCGAAACCGGCCACAAGGACTTCAAACGCCGCACGCGGCTGGCGCGCACGGCGGCCGGATGGCATATCGACGGCCGCAAGTTCTATTGCACGGGTGCACTGTACGCGCACTGGATTCCCACGCTGGTGATCACGGAGGAGAAAGGGCGCGACATCACGTGGCTCGCTTTCGTGCCGCGCGACGCCGACGGCGTCGAGGTGATCGACGACTGGGATGGCTTTGGTCAGCGCGTCACGGGCAGCGGGTCGGTGCAGTTCAATCACGTGCGTGTCGAGCCGGAATGGGTCGTTCCGTTTCAGGCATCGTTCGAGCGTCCGACGACGATCGGACCGCTCGCGCAGATCATTCACGCAGCGATCGATCTCGGCCAGGCGCGCGGCGCGTTCCAGGCCGCATTGCAGTTCGTGCGGGAGCATTCCCGACCGTGGATCGACGCAAAGATTGCGCGCGCCGCCGACGACCCGCTGACCATCGCGCAGTTCGGCGACCTCGCAGTGCGCCTGCGCGCGGCGCAGGCATTGCTGCGCCGCGCGGCACGCTTTGTCGATGCCGCGCAGGCCGGGCCGACGGAGCGCTCGGTGGCGCAGGCATCGGTTGCCGTCGCGGAGGCGCGTGCGCTCACCACGACCGTATCGCTGGATGCGGGCTCGCGTCTGTTCGAACTCGCCGGTACTTCCGCGACGCTCGATGGTCTGGGGCTCGACCGTTTCTGGCGCAATGCCCGCACGCATACGCTGCACGATCCGGTGCGCTGGAAGTATCACGCGGTAGGCAACTACTATCTCAACGACACGCTGCCGCCCCGGCATGGAGCCTTGTAA
- a CDS encoding flagellin domain-containing protein: protein MLNINTNIMSLTAQNNLEGSQNALSQAINRLSSGKRINTAADDAAGLAIATSQTASINALTQGAANANNGISMVQTTNGALQSIVDNLQRIRQLAVEAGDGSLDSNALANLQAEVSTRLTEITRVAQQTTFNGQAVLNGVGSVNFQIGAFNGQQITADFGTQSWDANSLGISGLSVATASGAQAAMSSIDNVLTSVNTFQATLGATQNTFQAAISTTQTEATNMSAAESQITDADFATETANLSKAQVLQQAGISVLAQANSMPQQVLKLLQ from the coding sequence ATGCTTAACATCAATACGAACATCATGTCGCTGACGGCGCAGAACAACCTGGAGGGTTCGCAAAACGCGCTCTCGCAGGCCATCAACCGTCTGTCGTCCGGCAAGCGCATCAACACGGCCGCTGACGACGCAGCGGGTCTCGCGATCGCGACGTCGCAAACGGCATCGATCAATGCGTTGACGCAGGGGGCCGCAAACGCGAACAACGGCATTTCGATGGTGCAGACCACGAACGGCGCGCTGCAATCGATCGTCGACAACCTGCAGCGCATCCGTCAGTTGGCCGTGGAAGCGGGCGACGGCTCGCTCGACTCGAACGCGCTCGCCAATCTGCAAGCAGAAGTGTCGACGCGTCTGACGGAAATCACGCGCGTTGCACAACAGACTACGTTCAACGGTCAGGCCGTGCTGAACGGTGTCGGCTCGGTCAACTTCCAGATCGGCGCGTTCAACGGCCAGCAGATCACCGCGGACTTCGGCACGCAAAGCTGGGACGCGAACTCGCTGGGCATCAGCGGCTTGAGCGTGGCGACGGCTTCGGGCGCGCAAGCGGCCATGAGTTCGATCGATAACGTGCTGACGAGCGTCAACACCTTCCAGGCGACCCTCGGCGCGACGCAGAACACGTTCCAGGCCGCCATTTCGACGACGCAAACGGAAGCGACCAATATGAGCGCCGCCGAATCGCAGATCACCGACGCGGACTTCGCAACGGAAACAGCGAACCTGTCGAAGGCCCAGGTGTTGCAGCAAGCTGGTATCTCGGTACTCGCGCAAGCGAACTCGATGCCGCAGCAGGTGCTGAAACTTCTGCAGTAA
- a CDS encoding MFS transporter: protein MSTVAIPTTALDSSVAHDTTRPAVIRSAQDVSRIVNAGAVKGSNARIVIAIALGGVFLDAYDLTSLAYGIKDIAKQFALSPVQVGFVSSAITFGAILGALFGGYLTDRIGRYRVFMADMLFFVVAAIAAGLAPNAWVLGGARFLMGFGVGLDLPVAMAFLAEFSRVAGKGNKAASVAAWCPAWYAATSTCYLLILGLYAILPEHQLGWLWRLTLAFGAVPAIVIILVRSRYISESPVWAANQGDLEGAARSLKRSYGVDAVVERTTAPVAQPRRASWRNYGVLFNATYRRRTILAAVIGSASSFGYNAIIFGLPVIITSFFAQGPLTTIVASLALNLLFAFVGGLIGVRTAPTVGAWKMTVLGHSLQFASLIGLALIGRPGGTALVVAAILLLGGYLFGQGFGPGSHSMTYASLSYPTSLRGIGVGFNQTLVRTASTISLFLFPVLAGALGTKVFWVIAIAPLTSLLVLLAIRWEPSGYDIDGEDYASLPTVTGRADA, encoded by the coding sequence ATGTCTACCGTCGCTATTCCAACCACTGCGCTGGACTCGTCCGTTGCGCACGACACCACGCGCCCAGCCGTCATCCGGTCCGCGCAGGATGTCTCCCGTATCGTCAATGCAGGCGCGGTGAAGGGCAGCAATGCGCGCATCGTCATCGCGATTGCACTAGGCGGGGTGTTTCTCGATGCCTATGATCTGACCTCGCTTGCGTACGGCATCAAGGACATCGCGAAACAGTTCGCACTGTCGCCCGTGCAAGTGGGCTTCGTATCGTCGGCGATTACGTTCGGCGCGATTCTCGGCGCGTTGTTCGGCGGCTATCTGACGGATCGGATCGGCCGCTATCGGGTGTTCATGGCCGACATGCTGTTCTTCGTCGTCGCCGCGATTGCGGCCGGTCTCGCGCCAAACGCATGGGTGCTCGGCGGCGCGCGCTTCCTGATGGGATTCGGTGTCGGACTCGATCTGCCCGTTGCGATGGCGTTTCTGGCCGAATTCTCGCGTGTGGCGGGCAAGGGCAACAAGGCGGCAAGCGTCGCGGCGTGGTGCCCCGCGTGGTATGCCGCGACGAGTACATGCTATCTGCTGATTCTCGGTTTGTACGCGATCCTGCCCGAGCACCAGCTCGGCTGGCTGTGGCGGCTGACGCTCGCATTCGGTGCGGTGCCCGCGATCGTCATCATTCTGGTGCGCAGCCGCTATATCAGCGAATCGCCTGTGTGGGCAGCGAACCAGGGCGACCTGGAAGGCGCTGCGCGCAGCCTGAAGCGTTCGTATGGCGTCGATGCCGTCGTCGAACGGACCACGGCGCCCGTCGCACAACCGCGCCGCGCTTCGTGGCGCAACTACGGCGTGCTGTTCAACGCCACCTACCGCCGACGCACGATACTCGCGGCCGTGATCGGCAGTGCGTCGTCGTTCGGTTACAACGCGATCATCTTTGGCTTGCCTGTCATCATCACGAGCTTTTTCGCGCAGGGACCGCTGACGACAATCGTCGCATCGCTCGCGCTCAATCTGTTGTTCGCGTTCGTGGGCGGGCTGATCGGCGTGCGAACCGCACCGACGGTCGGCGCGTGGAAAATGACCGTGCTCGGTCACTCGCTGCAATTCGCGTCGTTGATCGGACTCGCGCTGATCGGTCGTCCGGGCGGCACGGCGCTGGTGGTGGCGGCGATTCTGCTATTGGGCGGTTATCTGTTCGGGCAAGGATTCGGGCCCGGGTCGCATTCGATGACCTACGCGTCGCTCAGCTACCCGACTTCACTGCGCGGTATCGGCGTGGGGTTCAATCAGACGCTCGTGCGCACGGCATCGACGATCTCGCTGTTTCTGTTCCCGGTGCTGGCGGGCGCGCTCGGCACGAAGGTGTTCTGGGTCATCGCCATTGCTCCGCTGACGTCGCTGCTGGTGCTGCTCGCGATCCGCTGGGAACCGTCTGGTTACGATATCGACGGCGAGGACTATGCAAGCCTGCCGACCGTGACAGGGCGGGCGGACGCCTGA
- a CDS encoding CmcJ/NvfI family oxidoreductase, whose translation MSDIVVEQPAVVEAALNYLVATGEKPATYAYEPPAGEPQRSGVYRTQRVSIVNARVSPPPGGLSLDRNGFELRQHASALSDFSDPAAIERVYYPEAEALLKRWTGAKRAVIFDHTLRDGQAARASGVREPVKFIHNDQTFVSGPRRVRDHLPPHEAQALLKGRVAIVNLWRPVGSTVESSPLALCDARSIALTDLVPSDLIYPDKVGETYAFVFNPRHRWYYFPLMTPEEVLLLKIYDSAGDDIARLTAHTAFDDPSSPPDARARRSIELRSLLFF comes from the coding sequence ATGAGCGATATCGTCGTCGAACAGCCAGCCGTTGTCGAAGCCGCGTTGAACTATCTCGTCGCGACGGGAGAAAAGCCCGCCACGTATGCGTATGAGCCGCCTGCAGGCGAGCCGCAGCGCAGCGGCGTGTATCGAACGCAGCGCGTGAGCATCGTCAATGCGCGCGTGTCGCCGCCGCCGGGTGGCCTGTCGCTGGACCGCAATGGCTTCGAGCTGCGGCAGCACGCGAGCGCGCTCAGCGACTTCTCGGACCCTGCCGCGATCGAACGGGTTTACTACCCTGAGGCCGAAGCACTGCTCAAACGCTGGACGGGCGCGAAGCGCGCCGTCATCTTCGATCACACGCTTCGCGACGGCCAGGCGGCGCGAGCGAGCGGTGTACGCGAACCTGTCAAATTCATTCACAACGATCAGACATTCGTCTCGGGTCCGCGCCGCGTGCGCGATCATCTGCCGCCGCATGAAGCGCAAGCATTGCTGAAAGGCAGGGTGGCGATCGTCAACCTGTGGCGTCCTGTCGGATCTACGGTCGAGTCGTCGCCGCTCGCATTGTGCGATGCGCGCAGTATCGCGCTGACCGATCTCGTGCCGTCGGATCTGATCTATCCGGACAAGGTCGGCGAGACGTATGCATTCGTTTTCAATCCGCGGCACCGCTGGTACTACTTTCCGTTGATGACGCCGGAGGAGGTCCTGCTGCTGAAAATCTACGATTCCGCGGGCGACGATATCGCACGGCTGACGGCGCATACCGCATTCGACGATCCGTCGTCGCCGCCCGATGCCAGGGCGCGCCGCAGTATCGAACTGCGCTCGTTGCTGTTCTTCTGA
- a CDS encoding acyl-CoA dehydrogenase family protein, translating to MSAHVESNPASPLQAAQALAQQLAASAVERDERGGTPKAERDAIRASGLLSLSIPQQYGGTGASWAQTLDVVRTFARVDSSIAHVFGFHHLLLATVRLFGRPDQWEPWFEQTAQKDWFWGNTLNPLDTRTVVQRVDDAYEFSGKKSFCSGALDSDMLVASGLDAVSRKLLIAAIPTSRSGITLNHDWNSFGQRQTDSGSALFEHVRVAESELLLEPGPLSTPFACLRPLLAQLIFTQMFLGIGEGVFAEMKHYTRNESRPWFKSPAEQASKDPHTLRHYGEFWVGLESVRLLAGRAVQLFDEAWARGAELDETTRGHVAVAIATAKVAATRIGLDLSTRLFEVAGARATHGALRLDRFWRNLRTQTLHDPVDYKLQELGEWAVNDELPTPSFYS from the coding sequence ATGTCAGCACACGTTGAATCCAATCCCGCTTCGCCGCTCCAGGCCGCGCAGGCGCTTGCGCAGCAACTTGCCGCGAGCGCAGTCGAACGCGATGAAAGGGGCGGCACGCCCAAGGCCGAGCGCGACGCGATCCGGGCGAGCGGCCTGCTGTCGCTGTCGATTCCCCAGCAATACGGCGGAACGGGCGCAAGCTGGGCGCAGACGCTCGATGTCGTCAGGACCTTCGCGCGAGTCGACAGTTCGATTGCGCATGTGTTCGGATTCCATCATCTGCTGCTCGCCACCGTGCGGCTGTTCGGACGGCCGGATCAATGGGAGCCGTGGTTCGAGCAGACCGCGCAGAAGGACTGGTTCTGGGGCAACACGCTGAACCCGTTGGATACGCGCACCGTGGTGCAACGCGTCGACGACGCCTACGAATTCTCCGGCAAGAAGAGCTTTTGCTCAGGGGCACTGGATTCCGACATGCTGGTCGCGTCGGGGCTGGACGCCGTCAGCCGAAAACTACTGATCGCGGCAATACCCACTTCCCGTTCGGGCATCACGTTGAATCACGACTGGAACAGCTTCGGGCAGCGGCAAACGGATAGCGGCAGCGCGCTCTTCGAGCATGTGCGCGTGGCAGAAAGCGAGCTGCTGCTGGAGCCTGGCCCATTGAGCACGCCGTTCGCGTGTCTGCGTCCGTTGTTGGCGCAATTGATTTTCACGCAAATGTTCCTCGGCATCGGCGAGGGCGTGTTTGCGGAGATGAAGCACTACACACGGAACGAATCGCGCCCCTGGTTCAAGTCGCCGGCGGAGCAGGCCAGCAAGGACCCCCATACGCTGCGCCACTACGGCGAGTTCTGGGTCGGGCTGGAAAGCGTCCGTTTGCTCGCCGGGCGCGCGGTGCAACTGTTCGACGAGGCCTGGGCGCGCGGCGCGGAACTCGACGAGACAACGCGCGGACACGTCGCCGTTGCAATCGCGACGGCCAAAGTTGCCGCCACGCGCATCGGTCTCGATCTGAGCACCCGCCTGTTCGAGGTGGCGGGTGCGCGCGCCACGCACGGCGCGCTGCGGCTCGACCGGTTCTGGCGCAATCTGCGCACGCAAACGCTGCACGATCCCGTCGACTACAAATTGCAGGAACTGGGCGAGTGGGCAGTCAACGACGAACTGCCCACGCCATCGTTCTATTCCTGA
- a CDS encoding SfnB family sulfur acquisition oxidoreductase codes for MSTVDSSLAATQLPQRPDPARVKRIADDSGALAAAHALAALFARGAAERDRQRILPWAELDLWSESGLGAITVPAQYGGADVSFATLAEVFVILCSADPALGQIPQNHFGVLGVLREIGTPAQKARLYGEVLTGHRLGNAGPERRSAAASTVLQGTTRLRATADGLRLDGKRFYSTGALFAHRVPARATDDAGHAVQVWVPRDAPGLTVIDDWSSFGQRTTASGTVIFDNVAVDPQDVLPIWQLADRPGLFGPTSQLIQAAIDQGIAEAAVADALAFVRERARPWIDSGLERATDDPYIIADVGRLQIELHAAREVLLEAGHTLDAVAAAPIDAEASARASVAVAEAKVLTTRIALEASEKLFELAGSASTRAVHQLDRHWRNARTHTLHDPVRWKLHLLGNYHLNHVLPARHSWN; via the coding sequence ATGTCTACAGTCGACTCCTCCCTGGCCGCAACGCAATTGCCGCAGCGGCCGGACCCCGCGCGCGTGAAGCGCATCGCCGACGATTCCGGGGCGCTCGCAGCCGCCCATGCGCTAGCGGCTCTCTTCGCACGCGGTGCGGCTGAGCGCGATCGCCAGCGCATTCTGCCTTGGGCCGAACTCGATCTTTGGTCCGAAAGCGGACTGGGTGCGATCACGGTGCCGGCTCAATACGGCGGCGCAGACGTATCGTTCGCGACGCTGGCCGAAGTGTTCGTGATTCTTTGCAGCGCAGATCCTGCGTTGGGCCAGATTCCGCAGAATCATTTCGGCGTGTTGGGTGTGTTGCGTGAAATCGGTACGCCGGCGCAGAAAGCGCGCCTGTATGGCGAAGTGCTGACGGGTCATCGGCTCGGCAATGCGGGCCCCGAACGGCGCTCGGCCGCTGCGTCCACGGTGTTGCAGGGCACGACGCGGCTGCGCGCGACAGCAGACGGGCTGCGTCTCGACGGCAAGCGTTTCTATTCCACCGGCGCGCTGTTCGCTCACCGTGTGCCCGCGCGTGCGACCGACGATGCAGGACATGCCGTCCAGGTCTGGGTGCCGCGCGACGCGCCGGGTCTCACGGTGATCGACGACTGGAGTTCGTTTGGTCAACGCACGACGGCGAGCGGCACGGTGATCTTCGACAACGTAGCCGTCGATCCGCAGGATGTGCTGCCGATCTGGCAGCTCGCCGACCGTCCCGGCCTGTTCGGGCCGACGTCGCAGCTGATCCAGGCAGCCATCGATCAGGGCATTGCCGAGGCAGCGGTAGCCGATGCCCTTGCCTTCGTGCGCGAGCGTGCGCGGCCGTGGATCGATTCGGGTCTGGAGCGCGCGACGGACGATCCCTACATCATCGCCGACGTCGGCCGCCTGCAGATCGAATTGCACGCCGCACGCGAGGTGTTGCTGGAGGCAGGCCATACGCTCGATGCCGTCGCTGCCGCGCCCATCGATGCCGAGGCCAGCGCGCGGGCGTCCGTTGCGGTCGCGGAGGCCAAGGTGCTGACCACACGCATTGCCCTCGAAGCAAGCGAGAAGCTGTTCGAGCTGGCGGGTTCGGCCTCGACTCGTGCCGTCCATCAACTCGATCGTCATTGGCGCAATGCGCGCACACATACGCTGCACGACCCGGTGCGCTGGAAACTGCATCTGCTGGGCAACTATCACCTGAATCATGTGCTGCCTGCGCGGCATTCGTGGAACTGA
- a CDS encoding nitroreductase family protein: MTSSNSRTAEHPIDRQFLERWSPRAFAQDTLPEASLLTFLEAARWAPSSYNSQPWRFVYARRDTEHWTRFLGFLNEFNRGWAQHAAAILIVLSKRTFTPPGATDEVALASHSFDTGAAWGYFALQASLSGWKAHGLAGIDRERIRAELAVPDDYAVEAAIAIGRPGDKSSLPEGLQKRETPSPRNPLSTFAAEGQFVF, from the coding sequence ATGACTTCATCCAATTCACGTACGGCCGAGCATCCCATCGACAGACAATTTCTGGAGCGCTGGTCGCCGCGCGCCTTCGCGCAAGACACGCTTCCGGAAGCGTCGCTGCTGACCTTCCTCGAAGCGGCACGCTGGGCGCCTTCTTCGTACAACTCGCAGCCGTGGCGCTTTGTCTATGCACGGCGCGATACGGAGCACTGGACCCGCTTTCTCGGCTTTCTCAACGAGTTCAACCGGGGCTGGGCGCAACATGCCGCCGCCATTCTGATCGTGCTGTCGAAACGGACATTCACGCCGCCGGGCGCAACCGACGAGGTCGCGCTGGCGTCCCATTCATTCGATACGGGCGCAGCATGGGGCTATTTCGCGCTGCAGGCCAGTTTGTCCGGATGGAAGGCTCATGGTCTTGCCGGCATCGACCGCGAGCGCATCCGTGCCGAACTGGCTGTTCCCGACGACTATGCCGTCGAAGCGGCGATCGCGATCGGCCGCCCCGGCGACAAGTCTTCACTGCCTGAAGGACTGCAAAAGCGCGAAACGCCGAGTCCGCGCAATCCGCTCTCCACGTTTGCCGCAGAGGGACAGTTCGTGTTCTGA